The sequence ATGGAGTGATTGGCGCTGGCCTCAACAGAAAGTTGAAAATAATCATAGTTAGATAGGAACATGTGGGGACCCTTCTCAGACACACGCTATCCCATTGACTAGGAACATATTTATAGGATTCGCAATAACAAATACTACTATctcacatactccctccgtccgcgaaacgtgacccactttcctttttgagttgtcccacgaaacttgacctgtttctaaaaatgacaaaaaatttaccctttattcactttttcactttttcacctaccacacttaacacacaaaataccactttcttaattcccgtgccgaaaagaaatggatcacgcttcatgggacggagaaaataatttttaggATTAATTTATCACGTGCATGGAATAAAGTGtaatatatttaattgaaatactttttgttaaatattatattaatattatattttaataacaaatcaaaaaaattatcacatttaatcaaatatattaaaatatttataaaatataatacttcTTTCGTACGAGTATATTAATATTTGTATTAAGTATACAGAATCACTCAAGCccatataatatttttgaacttTTAAAGGATCGTGTATCttgtactccttccgtcccaagaatcttgacatgtttggtttcggcacgagaattaaggagttgtagattagtgttttaagtgtgtaggtaacaaagtataaaagtgacaaagtaggagagagagagtaataaagtgataaagtaggagagagaatataattaGAACCTcttatttttggactaattagtactcccttcgtcccaaacgaaatgtcatgttttcctttttgggctgtcccaaacgaaatgtcatgtttccttttttggcaatacactctctctctctatacttaatatttaaatgatttccaccaacccactttatctactttatacacatttcttaatctccgtgccgaaaaaaaataggtcatttcatttgggacggagggagtactttatttggaaatgtgtcaagattcgtgggacgacccaaaaaagaatacgtgttaagattcgtgggatgaagggagtattactttttaCCAAAAAACATATTATTAGGGTGTCATATGTATATTATACACCCTAATCATCGTATCAAATGAgccttaataaaataaatagaattatCTAGAACATGgctaagagcactcccagccgaaatttcaaaattatgctcctatattcctccctaaagcttctctatttaattttaggatctcaaTTTTATagatgcatacaccagatctcctattttctacataaaaacaataattatgtgtggaccctactaattataagcttaaaataaatttagggtgagtgtaaatttaagattaaatttaggtaggtgtaaaaaattttgtgggccccatccaatttaggggatctgctggatgcacttttatctcattttcaattgttttagcctaaatttagagttagtgatacAGTTAGATGATGTGCTGGAAGTgctctaagagcatccacaatgcttgcacccatagtgggtgcaatagaatgggtccctcttctattgcacccactccaacaatggtattgcactcacccgggtgcaatagattttaatttcattttctctttacttttattcttttttcaatttaaattaaacaacttcaattttaacaacataaaattcattcaactaaaaatccaaacattacaaataaaattaaaaaaacaacaaatatttacttgcatttaaaaaaatcgaACTACGGGTCAACCGGACCAAAGCGTGCCCATATATGCACAACCAAATCGTCGCGGATGCGAGCATGCAATCGTGCATCCTTCAAGCTTGCATTCCGTGCCATATAGGCGGCGAACTCCGGTGGTGCTCCGGAATTGAATTGTGTTTGAGGAGTAGAACTTGGTCCCTCGCCGTCGTCACCGTCAAAATTACTTGCATTTCCACCTTCTTCctcaatgatcatgttgtgctatatgatgcatgcaaatatgatcgaactcatttgctccGCCTTCCACAAACGCGACGGTCCTTTAATTATACCCCACCGAGCCTGAAGAACACCGAAAGCTCGTTCCACATCCTTCCTTGCAGCTTCTTGCATCACCTTGAACCTTCGCTTCTTCTCATCGTTCGGAAACTGGAAGCTCTTCACGAACACCGGCCAGTCCGGATAGATGCCGTCTGTTAAGTAGTATCCTCGAGTGTGGTGAGAATTGTTGGCGAGGAAGTGCACAGCCACTTCATGCCCTGCTAAAACATCGTTGAATAGCGTGGACTGGTGgagcacgttgatgtcgttgttggaCCCAGCGACTCCAAAGAATGCATGCCAGATCCACAAATCTTGTGAAGCAACGGCCTCTAATATAATTGTTGGCTCGCCTTGATCCCCTCGAGTGTAGGCGCCGTGCCAAGCCACGGGGCAATTCTTCCAtccccaatgcatgcagtctaggCTCCCCAACATTCCCGGGAACCCATGGCGGGCTTCGTGCATTGCAGTGATGCGTTGCACATCGGCAGTTTTTGGCCGCCTCAAATACGTGCCGCCAAAGATACAAACGACGCCCTTGCAGAATTTCTTCAAGCATTCCAACGCCGTCGACTCTCCTATACGGAGATATTCGTCACAACAATCAGCAGAAGTTCCGTATGCCAATTGTCGAACAACGGCAGTGCACTTCTGGATCGGGGAGAAGCTTAAGCGGCCAACAGCATCCGAACGTTGTTGGAAGTAAGGATCGACTTCTAGCGCATTGACAATGCGTAGAAACAACTCCCGGCTCATGCGAAATCGACGGCAAAAGAATTGTGGCCCATAAACAGGCTCGACGGCGAAATAATCGCGATGGAGGCGCTCGGCTCCACCTTCACGGTCACGACGAATCACTGCCCGCTTTTTCGTCGGGCGTGGTGGAGGTGGATCGAAACGATATGAACTTGCCACTGTCATAAAATTCACAgcacatctcataaaaaataaatcgggAGCTTGAGTAGGATCGGGAAGATGAGGAAGTTGTGCGGGATCAACATGAACTTCTTCGTcggatgaagaatttgaggaagaattattgttggaagaattggtggttgaagacattttttttaagagttGAAGAGAATTGGTGGATGTAGTGTTTGTGATTGAGGGAATGGGatatatataggtgaaaaaggaaaaaaaaaaaagaaaaaaaaaatcggccgaAAGACCGTTGAAGGCAACGGTCAAATGaccgtttaattttttttttttttaatttcggaaatggggcgcgtgtttacacgccccctccttcgctcccactATGCACGAGTGCGAAGCaacgccccccccccccccccacacccgggtgcagcaacggcgctgggtgcgataggccgggttcgatccggccatcgcacccagcgctgcggatgctctaagtactcttttttttttttttttttgatgaaattacattataaataatacaaacctcTTTTATATATGTGTACCTTAGCTTAAGCCTTGAGTGATGTAAGCAAGTAAATGAGTTAAAAGAGGTATTATTGAGAAATATTAGAAAGCTCGGTCTCTCATTATTTTTCTCAACACTActcacaaattcaattttcttatacccttcaaattaaattttaccctataattatttatttcgaaCAACAACAAGAAGTTCATGCGCTTTCATTGTATGTAAAATGCACAGAGAAATATCAGCCTAGTATTTTTAATTCACCAATTCTCATATCCGATAAGAAAATTCTGGCAGCCATGGCAAACGTATCACCACAAAACATGAGTTAAATTGGCAGGCGTGTCGAATTATATTCCTTTTAAGATCCAAGAGCGAATATCGCTTGAAAATCTATTGAAAGGCTATAAAAGTTCTAAGTTAAGAATTTATATCTCAAGTTATAAATCTCGTTAGAGAATCCCTATTGCCATTGGCGCTGATTAAGGATTTTGTTAAATTGGTGGATAGAGTTTTGCGTTTGTTCCGATGTCAAAACTAAAATTGAGGACATTTTGATATTTGGACGATGTTGTTTGGTATTTAAATTTAGCTCCATTGATGTTTTAAGCTATTGAAATATTGGAAATAATCATTATATTATGTTCATATACGTAATATCTTCTATTGGAATGATTTAGTATTTGTATTGTTTCATCTGACTAACCAGGGTCGTCTTTGAGGGCGGGCGAGCATGGGCGACCGCCCAGGGCCCATGATTTTCGGGGGCCCAAATTTTTTTATATCctattatatatactatattattATAGGCCCTTTTTTTGTTatctgccaaaaaaaaaaattaaggccCTAAAAATTTACATTCCATATAAATTTTATAGcccaaaaaattatattccCAAGTACTATCTTTTAATGTGATATGCGAAAATAAATTACCTAGTGGCCCAAGTATCTTTTAATTAAAGCAAATTAGCGTAATTGCGTCTTTAATTCTGCCGCTGCAACGCTTCGTATCTCCCGCAGTCATAGcgattcttcatcttcttctccagAATCCAGCCGTTCTCTCAAAAATCTTTTCCCAATAATTTTTGAACCTTTAGAGTCATGAAGATAAATAGGAGAAATTATAGATTGTATTATCCTACAGTTTTATCTTGTTCTTCAGATTTCAATCTTCAATTCCTTGCCCAAAGTAATCGCTTTCGCTTTGCAATCTCAGACTCAGTTACCTAAATTCTGAAATTCGTTGGTCCAAAATTGTAAGATTCTTTTGAAGAATCGAAGAACTCAGAAGTCAGGAAATACAAGAAAATCTTAGAGGCTTCTGAGAATCTGAATTCTGATCTGCTGAAATTCGTTGGTCCAAAATTCCAACTTTCGGTTAGTCTCTTTTTaacctttcttttgttttattgtTTATTGTTTTGTAAATGCATgtatttgttttattatttatccaATTATCGGGTAATGCTTGTAACTTGTTTATCCAATTCCAATTTCCAACTATCTGTTAGCATATATAATCtaacattatattaattatttttcagaTTTTGATCTCAAATAGTTTGGGAATTGGGATAATTCAAAGTGCAATAATCGTCAATCTGATATTTGATATCTCAACCATTTACCATTAATTTATCCAGGTGCCATTGTTCTTTTATTATTGTCTTATCATTGATTTTATTGAAGACATATTTGAGATCGTCGATGTCACAAGAAAGATTAAATGGTTTAGCAATTTTATGTATTGAGAAAGATATCTTAGAAAGTCTTGAAACAAATGATATTATAGATGACTTTGCAAGTCAAAAGACGAGAAGAAGTCATTTTTTGTAATTAcaaatgcatttttctattgaaatgttattatttgacttaaaaaaaatgttatctttgtattttttatagTGTTACCTAAATAGGGCCCATTTTTAACGTTTCGCCCTGGGCCCATTTTCGATCAGAAACGGCCCTGTGACTAACTAAATAGATGCAGCATATTACTGATTTCCTCAAAGCCTAAGACTTGGCGTTAATGCATGTGGAATTTTTCTTAATATAAAAATAGTTGATTCCGTGTTTCTCACATTCGAAAATCTGGGAGATACAGTTTGTTCCATTTTTGGAACGATAATTTGATGATGTTCAAGTATCTTTGAGTTCATTGGAAATTTGGAAGCATGCTTTACCTTGTGTCAAATTTTGGGattcatttttttatcatgtCGTCCTATAATTATCTCATGTTCATTCTCTGACATTGGTGTACAGTTAATTATGTTGTAAACTCTTTAAATTAAGTGGTGGTTTAGCAAAATGTGTTACTAAATGATACTCTCTCCAACCCTTTAAACATCTTCCGCTTTTTTAATTTTGGTAACAATTTCATTAACTATTACTCTTACAAATCTTCATTTTTTATGTAACTCATTACACAACTAACTTTGAGGgacgatgagagagagagagaatagtaAAATGAttgaaatatcttataagcGAAATTCTTATTGTCCTTCTGAATTTAAAGTTTTGTTCGAATTTGTTTTATGGTGAATTGTGTAATGTTGATAGTGGCATGGCATTTAAACTTAAAGGATGAAAGGTGGCATGAATGGTAATTGAGATTTGAAACTTCATATTTACTGTCAAACTAGTTAAGTAAGGAAGCATGTTCAGTAgtttaaagtaaaataaaaattattaaccTTACGTTTCTATCAAAAAAAATGAGCTAATGATGTAATAGCtcatacttcatccgtccataaAAAGTATGACATTTTGGTTATTTTGGGTGTTCATAAAAATTACAGTCTTTTCCATTTTAAGACATCATCCCacctttttttcttatttttatccTTACGAATAtcctttatttaaaaaaatatactccatccgtccctgaaataagttcctcattttcctttttggtacgtcctccaaataagttcctctttttttctatttttggacaactaccccaccactaataatactttatttattcttacttttcacgttttcaccactctcaatactaattataacatatttttatccactatcaatacattttaccacttttccttaaaatttgtgtcatccccaaagagaaacttatttcagtaacggagggagtatatattcttaattcaatttcaatcactcatttcaaattttggtggAGTCTTTCTCtactatataaaaatttaacactcactttattaaaatctaGTGTACCATTGTGGTACATGTTTTTATCGCCTTAATGCCTTTTGTGTTCACCCCTCTAATGGAAAAGTTTAAAATGCAAATGGTTAGTTATTGATTTACTTTGAATACAATGGCATGTTAATTGCATTTATATTCTTGTCATCAAGTCTAGTAGGTGACATATAGAAATCACTTTATTTATGCCAAAACGACATATAAGTTCAATGAATGGGCTTTAATTTTCTCCATTAATTTCTCTATTggagttttattttaaaactgtTATATCTCTATATGTCGACACATATGTTAAGAATTGTAAAATTCGTAAAGTCATCCCTAAGTTATCTTGAATAAAATTGCAGGTTAAAAATAAGCTCAAGAAGCTATCGTGAATTTCAATTCGTTAGAATTGAGTTATACAAATTAAAGAGTTAGGACAAAGAATTCAGATTTGGAGACCAAAATCTAGACCTAAAAAAAGGAGTTAGATTTGAAAATAGAAGTCAAATCCAAAAGAATACTCAACAGACTTAAACGCCGATGAGATATGATTAGTGTTGAATGATAAAAACATGTGAAATTTAAACTATGTTTGTACTATCATTTGGATCTAGAAATTGGGCTAAATGGACCTCAGTCTTATGTTTATACAATAGGTTATACATAGAAACACCATATTCCAATGTAAGGGAACTGTCTTAGTTTATTATCaagaaatagataaaaataaataaattcattccTCTACAAgttttcttaaaattttcttGTTCTTAACTCGATATTCTCAtcttttcacaattttttttgttgagaTTCAAACCCAACTCAAcagaataaaaaatgaaaaataaagagagacaaaaaagaatttaatAATCTTCTTGTCCATGAAAGAActctctattttttctttttcagacgttcacaattttttttttactctaaCTATATCTCACCACttataatatttcatttacctttacttttcactttttcatcactctcaaagtttcaatactaattacaatACATTTTCGCCACTCCTAATACTTTCAACAaccttttcttaaaacttgtatcACTCCTTGTTTATGCATATTTTGCTATGATTTTGTGCATATTTATGTTTGTTGTTGAGTCATGTTCGTGCTCTTGTTTGGGCGTTTGTGAGCTTATTTGGTGCATGTGTAGGACTGTCATGGAAGAGATTTATTGTGAAGTGATCTTGGAAGAGATAGGAGAGGAGGGAAAGTGGAGAAGTTTGATCAAGAATTGGAGCACGGAGGCCACAGCCATCCCGGCGCCCGCAGTGCCCTGCGCTCGCAGCCCCTGCTGCGCCTGCAGCCTCTTTTTGCAAAACCACACCTCTGCAGCCGCAGTGCCTCTACGGCCTCCGATCCCATGCGGCCTCCGAGTGCGATTTTTGAGTGATTTCgagattttaattaaaaaggCACGAAAGAAACTTGGGGAGGACGGTTACATTTGAGTGAGAATTGACTTAGGGCTCCAGAATTCTCTTGTTTTCCTGTGGAATTTTCTTGTGTTTTAGGATTGAAAAACAGATtgtgaacttagatttaagatttCTGTAGTTTAATTGTAATTTGTTGCGTATTTGAAGTTGGAAGTAATTAGATATTTTCTGCTTTTCTGTGACGCTGTGTATTCCGATTAGTTTTTGATATCTTTTCTAGTAATTTATTTCAGAATGTTTTCTACTTGCGTAATTAGGAATTTGTGTTTTACTGTTTTTGATTCTGTATTTATTTTCTGTATTTAAAGATTCTAGGGTTCATTTAAGCAAAATTTAATTTCTAGCTTTTACGTAATTGAATTTCTTTTCAGTTCTTATCTGCTTATGAATTCATGCTTTATATTAGGATTTAGAAGTATCTGCGAGTTTATCTTCATTGATGTTATCACGTATTTCTTCTCTTCTTGGATTCTGCTCTAGTTTTTATTTTCCAGTTCTGTAGAGTTAGTGCCAGACCCAAACTGTGATTAGAATGTTTAGGATTTCTTCTTCCCTTCTTCTTTCTGTGTGTGTGGTACAAGTAGTCTCCCTATTTAGCTTTCCTTGATaatcgacttgggttagcttactacCCTAAAATTGACCTCGTTCTCTTGCGAGTCAACTTAGGTGTTTTAAGTTGAAACACTCCTTCTAAGAAGTTATTTCATTGAAGAATGcaatatgtttttaaatttatattgaaataactttacattttaaatctagTTTTTACATAGAATATAACAAATGAAAGATCTTGTTGCAAcgttttatttaatatgcatattgaatatgttatgtattttaattttttttggacctCTTCATCTATTAATAGTAGTGGACCTCTTCTTTCACTAATAACATATTTTAcctaatatatactccctccgtccacgaaataaactcccagttgaggttcggcacggagactaagaaagctgaaaaaggtggtagaaaggtggtgtaaaagactaaaagggtagtgtttatgtattgtgattacttttactaatctttaactagcaatttgataataataataataataacaacaacaataacaataaaaataataaggataataataataataataataataataataataataataataataataataataataataataataataataataataagagtaAGAATAAGAGTAATAACAATagtaataacaataataataataataataataataataataataataataataataataataacaacaacaacaacaacaacaacaacaacaacaacaacaacaacaacaacaacaacaataataataagaataataataataagaataataaggatactaataataataataacaacaacaataagaataagaataataataataataataataataataataataataataataataataataataataataataaggataataataataataataataataataataataataataataataaggataataataataataataataataataataataataataataataataataataataataataataataataataataataataataataataataataataataataataataataataataataataataataataataataataataataataaggataaggataataataacaataataataaggataataataataacaatattaatattaacaacaacaacaacaacaacaacaacaataattagtttaggggagactaattacataagtaatggtggaataaagtggcccaatagataaaagtgtagtaaatttaaaagcaagggagggtataattgtccaaaaagcagagtaggagtttatttcgtggacaaatatttaagggcaagtaggagtttatttcgtggacggagggagtattaaaattcgtgtcactaACAATTATgccactactagaaaaacgctcatagataacggattttttccgttatctatAAGCAAAAAAatcgttgtgtatagtggtgttatctattctatacgtcatacacaacggtttcaaaaccgttatgtatagtagcatagataacggtacgatgcgtcatatataacagtacgcatccgttatctataaaggttatacataacggtttttcaccgttatgtattaagatttttccgttatgtattaaattttttttattttttttatcatagttaacagttttttgcactttttataacggttttaaccgttatctttgatagaatacataacggtttttcaccgttatgtattaagatttttccgttatgtattaatttttttttttatcatagttaacagttttttgctctttttataacggttttaaccgttatctttgatagaatacataacgattttttgcactttttataacgattttttgcactttttataacgatttttgcagtttttataacgattttaatcgttatctttaattataatacataacgattttttgcactttatataattgtagtatatttttaaattttgcaatttttataaaacgacaaaatgataaaatcaacgataacaatattatatatcatccaaaaaattcatacattattatacaaatgaaccaaatatcaagtatacatcatcattgcatattccgattcaaaattgaaaataccaactaccttatagctaaaacaaaaatctatcatacaatgtTTCTAGCATCaagtcctcaagaactagttaATCAACCTACTATGATTCTCTGGTTGTCTTTTGACCTCAAGCCATCTCAAGCTACTATAGCCCATGTACTTTACTGAGATTCTCGCAGTCCCCACAGCCCATGTACTTTACTGGTTCTCCTGCAtcacttttcttcttctttatttgGAATAAAGGTTGAATAGGTTTTTGAGAAAAAACTAAACCGTAAACCCTAGAATAAAGGTTGAATAGTTGTTTAAGCATTTAAGCATCAATTAATGGCCGATACATTCTGTGACAATTGCATCAAAATATATACTCTTTTACTTGAGAAAATGAGACACAACCTTGAGAGTAAAAGCTCTTCCTTGCACTCCACATCCCTGCAATCGAAGTGCTACCTCCTTGTATAGATTTTTTAGAAAGTGCTGAGCCTGAGACCAGAAAACAACAGTCACAGAATTTAACTTTCATTTACAGAAGGTATGTGGAGCAAAAcatttattttacaatattaATAACTTGTCATTTAATGCTATTAACTAATTCTTTCACTTATGCTTATGATCTTTGTAACTCACCTTATCATTGAGCATCTGGTCAAAACTAAATGTATAGTTCGTTGTCCGGTTATTCTTCAGATCAGCATATCTGTTTTATGGACAAAAATTGACTATCATGAGAGATCTTGTTAGCAACAGCTAGTGAAAGATTTATAATCTCTCTAGCCAAAACATCATAGAACAATACTCATCAGAGAAAAACAGCCCAAGATGCAGGAAACTTACTTAACAGCCCCATATCCAACTGCTTCAGCAGTTTTATCAAGCTCCTCCTCAGTCCATTCTTTATCTTTGCCTGGCATGCATTTAAGTACTTGTTAGGTCCGATTTTCTCATTTCAGAGCATAAGCAGAACAATATGAATCAACTCAGGTATTAGAGCCGAGGAGAAAGAATACACAACTAACCTCTTTCAATTAAAGCGGTTTTGCATCTACTTTTGGCTTCAATTAGTAAATCAACCAGTTTGACAGTTTCAGTACTGCGAGTACGGAATCGTTTTACATCTTCTCCAAGGACAAGCCCAAACCCGACATGACTAGCTTTAGGATACTTACTGCCATCAGCTGGAAGCCAACCGGCTCGTTTGGCCGCCTGAAAGTGCATCACTCTCTCAGCATGAAATTCAGCATGCAAGGGAGTTTATGTAAAGACATGAAGTGTAAGACATTCAAACTTACAGCAAAAAGCATTTCAAAGTGCTCTCTTTGGCCAACATCAGTAACATATATAATCCATTCAGCCTTTTCCTCGTTCAGTCGGTACCTACATATTGTACATGTAAGTCTTAGAACAAGAACACTTTCCAAGGCTTACATTTACAAGTTTTTTATCAGCACCTGTTATAGCAATAACAGTAAAAAGGCACCAACATTGTAGGTATCTGACCCTATTCTAAACCAGGGGTACACTACTCCTAGCAACTAGTAGTGTGCTACAATAAGAAAAAGGATCAGAAAGAACCTTTGCTAAATGTGGCAACTCACCACAGAGCAGCAAGATCTGTTGATGCATAATTGTACCCACCAAACTCTTCAACAATTTTTATGTTTTGAACAGCTATCTGTCAAACAGTGAAACACTAAAATAAACACTAAACTGCCGTCTACTGTTATTAAAAAGGGCTGCGTTAAG comes from Salvia miltiorrhiza cultivar Shanhuang (shh) chromosome 3, IMPLAD_Smil_shh, whole genome shotgun sequence and encodes:
- the LOC131019000 gene encoding arginine--tRNA ligase, chloroplastic/mitochondrial-like; protein product: MELAIAVQNIKIVEEFGGYNYASTDLAALWYRLNEEKAEWIIYVTDVGQREHFEMLFAAAKRAGWLPADGSKYPKASHVGFGLVLGEDVKRFRTRSTETVKLVDLLIEAKSRCKTALIERGKDKEWTEEELDKTAEAVGYGAVKYADLKNNRTTNYTFSFDQMLNDKVSYKDHKHK
- the LOC131018999 gene encoding uncharacterized protein LOC131018999, coding for MTVASSYRFDPPPPRPTKKRAVIRRDREGGAERLHRDYFAVEPVYGPQFFCRRFRMSRELFLRIVNALEVDPYFQQRSDAVGRLSFSPIQKCTAVVRQLAYGTSADCCDEYLRIGESTALECLKKFCKGVVCIFGGTYLRRPKTADVQRITAMHEARHGFPGMLGSLDCMHWGWKNCPVAWHGAYTRGDQGEPTIILEAVASQDLWIWHAFFGVAGSNNDINVLHQSTLFNDVLAGHEVAVHFLANNSHHTRGYYLTDGIYPDWPVFVKSFQFPNDEKKRRFKVMQEAARKDVERAFGVLQHNMIIEEEGGNASNFDGDDGEGPSSTPQTQFNSGAPPEFAAYMARNASLKDARLHARIRDDLVVHIWARFGPVDP